One window of the Thermasporomyces composti genome contains the following:
- a CDS encoding single-stranded DNA-binding protein — MNETMISITGNVATDLRFVRSERGTPLASFRLASTERRYDRGRGEWTDGRTTFVTVVCWRSLAENAAASLRKGDPVVVLGRLRVEPWEREDGRTGTSVEVVAHAIGHDLSRGTSAFRRTRREPGDAISDGQIEQLAGGEVEVRQPTDSSSAGSPADGSPRARVSGATEPAPLVAPAATGEGVGVTDAPEVDVDSRAA; from the coding sequence ATGAACGAGACGATGATCAGCATCACCGGCAACGTCGCCACCGACCTGCGGTTCGTGCGGTCCGAGCGTGGGACGCCGCTCGCGTCCTTTCGGCTGGCGTCCACCGAGCGTCGCTATGACCGAGGCCGAGGTGAATGGACCGACGGCCGCACCACCTTCGTCACCGTGGTGTGCTGGCGCTCTCTCGCCGAGAACGCCGCCGCGAGCCTGCGCAAGGGCGACCCGGTCGTGGTCCTCGGCCGCCTCCGAGTGGAGCCGTGGGAGCGAGAAGACGGCCGAACTGGAACGTCAGTCGAGGTCGTCGCCCATGCGATCGGTCACGACTTGTCGCGCGGCACCTCCGCCTTCCGACGGACGCGCCGCGAGCCCGGCGACGCGATCTCCGATGGGCAGATCGAGCAGCTCGCTGGCGGCGAGGTCGAGGTACGTCAGCCGACCGACTCCTCATCGGCCGGCTCGCCGGCGGACGGCTCGCCTAGGGCTCGGGTGAGCGGCGCGACGGAGCCGGCGCCACTCGTCGCCCCCGCCGCAACTGGCGAAGGTGTCGGCGTCACCGACGCACCGGAGGTGGACGTCGACTCGCGGGCCGCCTGA
- a CDS encoding MarR family winged helix-turn-helix transcriptional regulator codes for MATVRWLTAEQQRVWRNYLVGTACLMERLENDLRGIGLSLAEYEIMVRLSEAPERTLRMAELAASVHHSRSRLTHTVCRMEAMGLVERLPCPSDRRGVLARLTDAGYARLVEAAPIHVAGVREAFVDLVSPEDFAAIGRAFEAVRRASGCEKDCGVQEPAGE; via the coding sequence ATGGCGACGGTGCGGTGGCTGACGGCGGAGCAGCAGCGGGTGTGGCGCAACTATCTCGTGGGCACCGCGTGCCTGATGGAGCGCCTGGAGAACGACCTGCGCGGGATAGGTCTGTCTCTGGCGGAGTACGAGATCATGGTGCGGCTGTCAGAGGCGCCGGAGCGGACGCTTCGGATGGCCGAGCTGGCCGCGTCGGTGCACCACTCGCGGAGCCGCCTCACCCACACAGTGTGTCGGATGGAGGCGATGGGGCTCGTGGAGCGGCTGCCGTGCCCGTCGGATCGTCGCGGCGTCTTGGCCAGGCTCACCGACGCGGGGTACGCGAGGCTGGTGGAGGCGGCTCCGATCCACGTCGCCGGCGTCCGGGAGGCGTTCGTCGACCTTGTGAGCCCGGAGGATTTCGCGGCGATCGGCCGTGCCTTCGAGGCGGTTCGTCGCGCCAGCGGGTGCGAGAAGGACTGCGGAGTCCAGGAGCCCGCTGGCGAGTAG
- a CDS encoding ABC transporter ATP-binding protein, with the protein MVGTRPVLEADDLVKHFVVRVNGVKRTVRAVDGVSLRLDRGRCLGLVGESGCGKTTTGRLIVGLDEPTSGRIVLDGQPLHRLNGRVSRAVRRRIQMVFQDPHASLDPRMTAAQSVAEPLRVSGVPRREIASRVSELLRRVGLDDDIGRRRPGALSGGQRQRVGIARALALRPSVLVADEPTSALDVSVRAQVVNLLRDLQRELSLTMLFISHDLSTVRYLCDEVAVMYLGRIVEYGPTDEVFDHPRHPYTRALLDAVPVPDPAVERARASVVLEGDVPDPSAPPSGCAFRTRCPRVVEECAVERPRLRSVGTGWLAACHRADNARS; encoded by the coding sequence ATGGTCGGCACCAGGCCTGTCCTCGAGGCGGACGACCTCGTCAAGCACTTCGTGGTACGGGTGAACGGCGTGAAGCGCACGGTCCGCGCGGTCGACGGTGTGTCGCTGCGTCTGGACCGCGGGCGCTGCCTGGGCCTTGTCGGGGAGTCTGGTTGCGGCAAGACCACGACGGGGCGGCTCATCGTCGGGCTGGACGAGCCCACGAGCGGCCGGATCGTGCTCGACGGCCAGCCCTTGCACCGGTTGAACGGCCGAGTCTCCCGCGCCGTCCGGCGTCGAATCCAGATGGTGTTCCAGGATCCTCACGCGTCGCTCGACCCCCGCATGACGGCGGCGCAGTCGGTCGCCGAGCCGCTTCGGGTGAGCGGTGTTCCGCGGCGGGAGATCGCCTCCAGGGTGAGCGAGCTGCTGCGCCGAGTGGGGCTCGACGACGACATCGGTCGGAGGCGACCCGGCGCGCTGTCAGGAGGGCAACGCCAGCGGGTCGGCATCGCCAGGGCGCTCGCCCTCCGACCCAGCGTGCTCGTCGCGGACGAGCCGACCTCCGCGCTCGACGTGTCCGTGCGAGCGCAGGTGGTGAACCTGCTGCGTGACCTGCAACGCGAGCTGTCGCTCACGATGCTGTTCATCTCCCACGACCTGTCGACCGTGCGGTACCTGTGCGACGAGGTGGCGGTGATGTATCTCGGCCGTATCGTCGAATACGGCCCGACCGACGAGGTGTTCGACCATCCGCGGCACCCCTACACGCGTGCCCTTCTTGACGCGGTGCCGGTGCCCGACCCCGCGGTCGAGCGGGCGCGTGCGAGCGTCGTGCTGGAGGGCGACGTCCCGGATCCGTCCGCGCCGCCGTCCGGGTGCGCGTTCCGGACGCGCTGCCCTCGTGTCGTGGAGGAGTGTGCCGTGGAGCGGCCGCGGCTTCGAAGCGTCGGCACGGGTTGGCTGGCGGCCTGCCACCGCGCGGACAACGCCCGCTCATGA
- a CDS encoding DUF1707 SHOCT-like domain-containing protein, which translates to MSLPPEPIGPGDIRASDADRHQAAEVLREAAADGRLTFDELQERLDGVFAAKTYAELERYTRDLPTPGGRPSVSPAPSSALIGGTAGQSFSIAIMSGASRRGPWVVPAAYTAVAFMGGVQLDLRNARFAQREVTIRAFAVMGGVEIIVPDDITVIVDGIGIMGGFDESGQPTDLAPGGVTVRVTGLAFWGGVEVKRKPRKPSKRNRKAIGS; encoded by the coding sequence GTGAGTCTGCCGCCCGAACCCATTGGCCCCGGCGACATCCGCGCCTCGGACGCCGATCGACACCAGGCCGCCGAGGTGCTGCGCGAGGCCGCGGCAGACGGCCGTCTGACCTTCGACGAGCTTCAGGAGCGCCTCGACGGCGTCTTCGCCGCGAAGACGTACGCGGAGTTGGAGCGCTACACGCGTGATCTCCCCACGCCAGGGGGGAGGCCGTCGGTCAGCCCCGCTCCCAGCAGCGCGTTGATCGGTGGAACCGCGGGGCAGTCGTTCTCCATCGCCATCATGTCCGGCGCCAGCCGACGGGGGCCCTGGGTCGTGCCAGCGGCCTACACGGCCGTCGCCTTCATGGGAGGCGTGCAGCTCGACCTCCGTAACGCGCGCTTCGCGCAACGCGAGGTCACCATCCGTGCGTTCGCCGTGATGGGTGGTGTCGAGATCATCGTGCCCGACGACATCACGGTGATCGTCGACGGTATTGGGATCATGGGCGGCTTCGACGAGTCCGGTCAGCCCACCGACCTCGCCCCTGGTGGCGTGACCGTCCGGGTGACCGGGCTGGCGTTCTGGGGTGGCGTCGAGGTCAAGCGCAAGCCGCGCAAGCCCAGCAAGCGGAACCGGAAGGCCATCGGCTCCTGA
- a CDS encoding MFS transporter — MKGRGAGSASGGWRDRIRDVDPVLLVVCLTVATTQAAWSVVVPVLPAYTATFGATATELGLVIAMFGVGRLLMNLPAGVLSTRVDARKLLVVAVVGVVAFQAATAFAPSLEALLALRLATGLAGGAAITSGMTLIADLTHTTNRGRAMALLQGVQLVGGAIGPPLGGLVAMLWDYRMPFLVCGTLAGLVLAFGGRTLLRAPQGVSEPSSRQGVSRYRTESDGERRGSLRRLLADRSYLAICAVGFSVFLHRFGGVQSLIPLIAYTVVGLSVSELGLVLGIVTACNLVMLSLAGALSDRVGRKRVIVPGMLVIATFLPLYLVSTHAAWFIAVTVVTGVAAGFSGPTPAAYVADVAPSNGRGPAVGMYRTFGDLAGIVGPISLGWLVDHTGYQMAVVVLAAVIMTTILVFAFVARETVQWTSRRVLRNQVAG; from the coding sequence GTGAAGGGTCGAGGAGCCGGATCGGCATCCGGGGGGTGGCGGGATCGGATACGGGACGTCGACCCCGTTCTGCTCGTCGTCTGCTTGACCGTCGCCACGACCCAAGCCGCGTGGTCCGTCGTCGTGCCCGTCCTGCCTGCCTACACCGCCACCTTCGGCGCGACCGCGACCGAACTCGGTCTCGTCATCGCGATGTTCGGCGTCGGGCGACTGCTCATGAACCTCCCCGCGGGGGTCCTCAGCACCCGGGTCGATGCGAGGAAGCTCTTGGTCGTCGCGGTGGTCGGCGTGGTGGCCTTCCAGGCCGCGACGGCGTTCGCGCCTTCGCTGGAGGCGCTGCTCGCCTTGCGGCTCGCCACCGGACTCGCCGGTGGCGCGGCCATCACGAGCGGCATGACGCTCATCGCGGACCTCACGCACACGACGAACCGCGGCCGTGCCATGGCGCTTCTCCAAGGTGTGCAGCTCGTGGGAGGAGCGATCGGACCTCCCTTGGGCGGCTTGGTCGCCATGCTGTGGGACTACCGCATGCCGTTCCTCGTGTGTGGAACGTTGGCGGGGCTGGTCTTGGCCTTCGGGGGGCGCACGCTGCTGCGTGCACCTCAAGGGGTGTCGGAGCCCTCTTCCCGTCAAGGCGTGTCGAGGTACCGAACGGAGTCGGACGGCGAGCGACGGGGGAGTCTCCGACGCTTGCTCGCCGACCGGAGCTACCTCGCCATCTGCGCCGTCGGGTTCTCCGTGTTCCTGCACCGGTTCGGCGGCGTGCAGTCGCTGATCCCGCTCATCGCCTACACGGTCGTGGGGCTCAGCGTCAGCGAGCTCGGACTCGTCCTCGGGATCGTGACCGCGTGCAACCTGGTCATGCTGTCGCTGGCCGGTGCGTTGAGCGACCGTGTGGGGCGGAAGCGGGTGATCGTGCCGGGCATGCTCGTCATCGCGACGTTCCTGCCCCTCTACCTCGTCTCCACACACGCGGCGTGGTTCATCGCGGTCACCGTCGTCACGGGGGTCGCCGCCGGTTTCTCCGGGCCGACCCCGGCCGCGTACGTTGCGGACGTCGCGCCGAGCAACGGGCGCGGGCCCGCCGTGGGCATGTACCGCACCTTCGGTGACCTCGCCGGCATCGTCGGCCCGATCAGCTTGGGCTGGCTGGTCGACCACACCGGCTACCAGATGGCGGTCGTCGTGCTCGCCGCCGTGATCATGACGACGATCCTGGTCTTCGCCTTCGTGGCGCGCGAGACCGTGCAGTGGACGTCCCGCCGTGTGCTGAGGAACCAGGTGGCCGGCTGA
- a CDS encoding YceI family protein produces the protein MTITSVPGLLPGVWTIDPVHSEIGFTVRHLMSKVRGVFREFEGAVEVAEDVAASRATATVKMASIDTGNQQRDDHLRSSDFFEIDKYPEMTFVSTGLRPNGDDPSSFILVGDLSLKGVTKQIELAAEFLGVDQDAFGATRAGFEATGKINRKDFGVNGNVPLSGEKFLIGDEVTINITVEAVFKKE, from the coding sequence ATGACCATCACCTCCGTTCCAGGCCTTCTTCCGGGCGTGTGGACGATCGACCCCGTTCACTCCGAGATCGGTTTCACCGTACGTCACCTTATGTCCAAAGTGCGCGGAGTGTTTCGGGAGTTCGAGGGCGCCGTGGAGGTCGCCGAGGATGTGGCGGCGTCTCGGGCGACCGCGACGGTCAAGATGGCCTCGATCGACACCGGTAACCAGCAGCGGGACGACCACCTGCGGTCGAGCGACTTCTTCGAGATCGACAAATACCCGGAGATGACCTTCGTCTCCACCGGCCTCCGCCCCAACGGCGACGACCCCAGCTCCTTCATCCTCGTCGGCGACCTCAGCCTGAAGGGCGTGACCAAGCAGATCGAGCTCGCCGCGGAGTTCCTCGGGGTCGACCAGGACGCCTTCGGTGCCACGCGGGCCGGATTCGAGGCCACCGGGAAGATCAACCGGAAGGACTTCGGCGTCAACGGCAACGTTCCCCTCAGCGGGGAGAAGTTCCTCATCGGTGATGAGGTGACCATCAACATCACCGTGGAGGCTGTCTTCAAGAAGGAGTAG
- a CDS encoding MFS transporter, with protein MSLLGEFRNPLRTLRHRDFRLLWTGEVLRTSAQWMDTITRGFLVLELVNSSAHLALVNAVRSAPLLVLGLLAGILADRVSRLRLLLASQTMNVVGNLAIAVLTFTGLVSLWHVYLTAVLIGFGMALNAPARQSALPSLVPERDLQSAVVLNTATLNIGQAIGPIIGGVSVGLVGVAGSYLVQAAMFAVAGLLIRRINLPARKGKPQGRLRDSAVDGIRYLRHHELLPGLLLISVSTMLLVQPFRGVVPAIAVLRLGLDATRAGLLMAALGAGSLLSVIVLAARPPVPRPGRRIVTSAVGFGVAITVFALSTDLVVAGVALFAAGLLQANNRTLTQSLVLSDTEDAYRGRVSSVWVVNRGAMPVGSTALAALTTVTGVGPAVAAMSVAGAIGAGYVGWRVRALWRR; from the coding sequence ATGAGTCTGCTGGGGGAGTTCCGGAACCCACTGCGAACGCTTCGTCATCGTGACTTTCGCCTGCTCTGGACGGGCGAGGTCCTGCGAACGTCCGCCCAGTGGATGGACACCATCACCCGTGGGTTCCTCGTTCTCGAGCTCGTCAACTCGAGCGCGCACCTCGCCCTAGTGAACGCGGTTCGGAGCGCACCCTTGCTCGTCCTGGGTCTGCTCGCCGGAATCCTCGCCGACCGGGTGAGCCGGCTCCGGCTGCTGCTGGCGAGCCAGACGATGAACGTGGTGGGGAACCTCGCGATCGCCGTGCTGACGTTCACCGGACTGGTGTCCCTGTGGCACGTCTACCTCACGGCTGTGCTCATCGGCTTCGGGATGGCCCTGAACGCCCCGGCGCGGCAGTCAGCGTTGCCCTCCCTCGTTCCCGAGCGGGACCTGCAGAGCGCTGTCGTCCTCAACACCGCGACGTTGAACATCGGACAGGCGATCGGCCCGATCATCGGAGGCGTCAGCGTGGGTCTCGTCGGCGTCGCCGGCAGCTACCTGGTGCAGGCCGCGATGTTCGCGGTGGCAGGGTTGCTCATCCGCCGGATCAACCTCCCGGCGCGCAAGGGCAAGCCACAGGGTCGGCTGCGCGACAGCGCGGTCGACGGCATCCGGTACCTGCGACACCACGAGCTGCTCCCCGGACTCCTGCTCATCTCGGTCTCCACCATGCTGCTGGTGCAGCCGTTCCGGGGTGTGGTCCCCGCGATCGCCGTGCTGCGACTCGGCCTTGACGCCACCCGGGCGGGCCTGCTCATGGCGGCGTTGGGTGCGGGCTCCCTGCTGTCGGTCATCGTGCTCGCCGCGCGTCCTCCGGTGCCGCGGCCGGGCCGCCGCATCGTCACGAGCGCCGTGGGATTCGGAGTCGCCATCACCGTCTTCGCGCTCTCGACCGACCTGGTCGTGGCCGGGGTCGCGCTCTTCGCCGCGGGCCTGCTCCAGGCGAACAACCGGACGCTCACCCAGTCGCTCGTTCTCAGTGACACTGAGGACGCGTACCGCGGGCGCGTCTCGAGCGTCTGGGTGGTCAACCGAGGAGCCATGCCGGTCGGCTCGACGGCGTTGGCGGCTCTCACGACCGTCACCGGGGTCGGGCCCGCCGTTGCGGCGATGAGCGTCGCCGGTGCGATCGGTGCGGGATACGTGGGATGGAGGGTACGGGCACTGTGGCGACGGTGA
- a CDS encoding NUDIX hydrolase translates to MTYHEKQSDATRWIVHGERSIYESEWVRLSLVDVELPDGQRFDHHVVRMPAAAMSVVLDEQDRVLLMWRHRFVSDIWNWELPGGIVEEGEEPAQTAVREIEEETGYRAHSVEHLVTFQPRIGMLDCPHYVFLARRGECVGEPVEKTEMQRMEWVPLEEVPRLIKRGEIANSGTLVALLHVLAMGHVAAVSHGE, encoded by the coding sequence GTGACCTACCACGAGAAGCAGTCCGATGCAACGCGGTGGATCGTCCACGGTGAGCGGTCGATCTACGAGAGCGAGTGGGTGCGGCTCTCGCTGGTGGACGTCGAGCTGCCGGATGGGCAGCGCTTCGATCACCACGTGGTCAGAATGCCGGCGGCTGCGATGTCGGTTGTGCTCGACGAACAGGATCGTGTCCTGCTGATGTGGCGTCACCGGTTCGTATCTGACATATGGAACTGGGAGTTGCCCGGCGGGATCGTTGAGGAAGGTGAGGAGCCTGCACAGACTGCTGTGCGAGAGATCGAGGAGGAGACCGGTTACCGGGCGCACTCTGTTGAGCATCTGGTGACGTTCCAGCCCCGGATCGGGATGCTCGACTGTCCGCACTACGTCTTCCTTGCGCGGCGAGGGGAATGCGTCGGGGAGCCGGTCGAGAAGACCGAGATGCAACGCATGGAGTGGGTTCCGCTGGAAGAGGTTCCCCGGTTGATCAAGCGTGGGGAGATCGCGAACTCAGGCACGTTGGTCGCGCTGCTTCACGTGCTTGCGATGGGGCATGTAGCTGCGGTGTCACACGGCGAGTAG
- a CDS encoding Gfo/Idh/MocA family oxidoreductase yields the protein MTGEPSPGYQRSSARDARVRYAVVGLGSRSRMFTTALLTDYKDRGELVALCDLNQTRMAYYNRVFTESYGVDPVPTYRPEKFVQMLDEQRVDVVIVTSIDRTHDHYIVAAMEAGRDVITEKPLTTDAAKCQRILDTQARTGRRLTVSFNYRYAPRNSAVKELIQSGAIGEVLSVHFEWLLDTRHGADYFRRWHRDKRNSGGLMIHKASHHFDLVNWWLGTVPDTVFGFGDLRFYGRDNAERRGEVVRSYRSHGSPDVDKDPWAINMAADPVLRALYLEAEHEDGYIRDRNVFSDGISIEDDMAVLVRYESGATMTYHLTAYSPWEGYRVMFNGTKGRLELEVEERSYVSGAAQDPNQPGQPITEPIDRTRLTLRPLWEVPRRIEVEEGAGGHGGGDRRLLNDLFGGKREPDPLGRAATHLDGAYAMLVGAAANQSFATGLPVRIRDLVRFPGR from the coding sequence ATGACCGGTGAGCCGTCGCCTGGATACCAACGTTCGAGTGCGCGCGACGCCCGCGTACGGTACGCCGTCGTCGGGCTGGGTTCGCGTTCTCGCATGTTCACCACGGCGTTGCTCACCGACTACAAGGACCGTGGCGAGCTCGTCGCGCTCTGCGACCTCAACCAGACCCGCATGGCCTACTACAACCGGGTCTTCACCGAGTCCTACGGAGTGGATCCGGTGCCGACGTACCGGCCGGAGAAGTTCGTCCAGATGCTGGACGAGCAGCGGGTGGACGTGGTGATCGTGACCTCGATCGACCGCACGCACGACCACTACATCGTCGCCGCGATGGAGGCCGGCCGCGACGTCATCACGGAGAAGCCGCTGACGACGGACGCCGCGAAGTGTCAACGCATCCTGGACACCCAGGCACGGACCGGGCGGCGGCTCACCGTCTCCTTCAACTACCGGTACGCACCGCGCAACTCCGCCGTGAAGGAGCTCATCCAGTCTGGCGCGATCGGGGAGGTCCTCTCGGTCCACTTCGAGTGGTTGCTCGACACACGACACGGCGCGGACTACTTCCGCCGCTGGCACCGAGACAAGCGCAACTCCGGCGGTCTCATGATCCACAAGGCGAGCCACCACTTCGACTTGGTGAACTGGTGGCTCGGGACTGTTCCCGACACGGTCTTCGGCTTCGGCGATCTGCGCTTCTACGGACGCGACAACGCCGAACGTCGGGGCGAGGTCGTCCGCAGCTACCGCAGCCATGGCAGCCCTGACGTGGACAAGGACCCGTGGGCGATCAACATGGCGGCCGACCCCGTCTTGCGCGCGCTGTACCTGGAGGCTGAGCACGAGGACGGCTACATCCGCGACCGCAACGTCTTCAGCGACGGCATCAGCATCGAGGACGACATGGCGGTCCTGGTCCGCTACGAGAGCGGCGCGACGATGACCTACCACCTCACGGCGTACTCGCCGTGGGAGGGATACCGGGTCATGTTCAACGGCACCAAGGGACGGTTGGAGCTGGAGGTCGAGGAGCGCTCCTACGTCAGCGGTGCCGCGCAGGACCCGAACCAACCCGGGCAGCCGATCACCGAGCCGATCGACCGGACTCGGCTCACGCTTCGTCCCTTGTGGGAGGTTCCACGTCGGATCGAGGTGGAGGAAGGGGCGGGTGGCCACGGTGGCGGCGACCGCCGCCTGTTGAACGACCTGTTCGGTGGCAAGCGTGAACCCGATCCGCTTGGCCGTGCCGCTACCCACCTCGACGGCGCTTACGCGATGCTCGTCGGCGCCGCCGCGAACCAGTCGTTCGCGACTGGCTTGCCGGTGCGTATCCGTGACCTCGTGCGCTTCCCTGGTCGGTAG
- the ettA gene encoding energy-dependent translational throttle protein EttA: MPEFIYTLRGVRKAHGDKVVLDNVTLSFLPGAKIGVVGPNGTGKSTLLKIMAGLEEPSNGEAKLAPGATVGLLQQEPPLTEGKTVWENVQEGVAETKRMLDRFNEISAELSNPDADYDKLLEEMGELQTRLDQLDAWDLDSRLEMAMDALRCPPPDVVVDRLSGGERRRVALCKLLLSQPDLLLLDEPTNHLDAESVQWLEQHLASYPGTVLAVTHDRYFLDNVAGWILELDRGKAYPYTGNYSTYLETKRERLTIEGRKDAKRKRILEQELEWVRSNPKARQAKSKARLQRYEELAAEAERAKKIDFEEIQIPPGPRLGNVVLEVKNLTKSFGDRKLIDNLSFTLPRAGIVGVIGPNGVGKTTLFRMIVGEEKPDSGEINVGETVKISYVDQTRARIPADKTVWETVSDGLDWIRVASFEMPSRAYVASFGFKGPDQQKPAGVLSGGERNRLNLALTLKQGGNLLLLDEPTNDLDVETLQSLENALLEFPGCAVVTSHDRWFLDRVATHILAWEGDEENPAKWFWFEGNFADYEANKIQRLGPEAARPHRVTYRRLTRD, from the coding sequence GTGCCTGAGTTCATCTACACGCTTCGCGGCGTCCGCAAGGCGCACGGCGACAAGGTCGTGCTCGACAACGTGACCCTTTCGTTCCTTCCTGGGGCGAAGATCGGCGTTGTCGGGCCGAACGGCACCGGCAAGTCGACCTTGCTCAAGATCATGGCCGGCCTGGAGGAGCCCTCCAACGGTGAGGCCAAGCTGGCTCCCGGTGCCACGGTCGGCCTGCTCCAGCAGGAGCCACCGCTGACCGAGGGCAAGACCGTCTGGGAGAACGTCCAGGAGGGTGTCGCCGAGACCAAGCGGATGCTCGACCGCTTCAACGAGATCTCGGCCGAGCTCTCCAACCCAGACGCCGACTACGACAAGCTGCTCGAGGAGATGGGCGAGCTGCAGACTCGCCTCGACCAGCTCGACGCGTGGGACCTCGACTCGCGCCTGGAGATGGCGATGGACGCCCTCCGGTGTCCGCCGCCCGACGTCGTGGTCGACCGACTCTCCGGGGGTGAGCGCCGGCGCGTCGCGCTGTGCAAGCTGCTGCTCTCGCAGCCCGACCTGCTCCTGCTCGACGAGCCGACCAACCACCTGGACGCGGAGAGCGTCCAGTGGCTGGAGCAGCACCTCGCCTCGTACCCGGGCACGGTGCTCGCCGTCACGCACGACCGGTACTTCCTCGACAACGTCGCCGGGTGGATCCTCGAGCTCGACCGTGGCAAGGCGTACCCCTACACAGGGAACTACTCCACCTACCTCGAGACGAAGCGTGAGCGGCTGACGATCGAGGGGCGCAAGGACGCCAAGCGCAAGCGGATCCTGGAGCAGGAGCTCGAGTGGGTTCGGTCGAACCCCAAGGCGCGACAGGCCAAGAGCAAGGCCCGCCTCCAGCGCTACGAGGAGCTGGCCGCTGAGGCCGAGCGGGCGAAGAAGATCGACTTCGAGGAGATCCAGATCCCGCCGGGTCCTCGGTTGGGCAACGTCGTCCTCGAGGTCAAGAACCTCACCAAGAGCTTTGGCGACCGCAAGCTCATCGACAACCTGTCCTTCACCCTGCCTCGGGCCGGCATCGTCGGCGTCATCGGGCCGAACGGCGTGGGCAAGACCACCCTGTTCCGGATGATCGTCGGTGAGGAGAAGCCCGACTCCGGCGAGATCAACGTGGGAGAGACGGTCAAGATCTCCTACGTTGACCAGACGCGTGCCAGGATCCCAGCCGACAAGACCGTCTGGGAGACCGTCTCCGACGGCCTGGACTGGATCCGGGTGGCGAGCTTCGAGATGCCCAGCCGGGCCTACGTCGCGTCGTTCGGCTTCAAGGGCCCCGACCAGCAGAAGCCGGCGGGAGTGCTGTCGGGTGGCGAGCGCAACCGGCTGAACCTCGCCCTCACGCTCAAGCAGGGCGGCAACCTTCTCTTGCTCGACGAGCCGACCAACGACCTGGACGTGGAGACCCTCCAGTCGCTGGAGAACGCGCTTCTCGAGTTCCCCGGCTGCGCCGTGGTGACGTCCCACGACCGGTGGTTCCTCGACCGGGTCGCGACCCACATCCTCGCGTGGGAGGGCGACGAGGAGAACCCGGCGAAGTGGTTCTGGTTCGAGGGCAACTTCGCCGACTACGAGGCGAACAAGATCCAGCGGCTCGGGCCAGAAGCGGCCCGTCCACACCGGGTCACCTACCGCCGGCTCACCCGCGACTGA
- a CDS encoding acyl-CoA thioesterase has protein sequence MARFVYPCPLRWSDMDAYGHINNVSFVRYLEDARIAVFFAAAKEANLTSFEGQLVVVRHEIDYEQPLVYRPEPVLVELWVSEIRNSSFTVNYEIRDDEARYATARSVLAAYNPSAGRARRLSPEERQWLERYRE, from the coding sequence GTGGCTCGATTCGTCTACCCGTGCCCGCTTCGCTGGTCGGACATGGACGCCTACGGGCACATCAACAACGTCAGCTTCGTGCGGTACCTGGAGGACGCCCGGATCGCGGTCTTCTTCGCCGCCGCCAAGGAGGCCAATCTCACCAGCTTCGAGGGCCAACTCGTCGTCGTCCGGCATGAGATCGACTACGAGCAGCCGTTGGTCTACCGCCCCGAGCCCGTGCTGGTCGAGCTGTGGGTGAGCGAGATACGGAACTCGTCGTTCACCGTGAACTACGAGATCCGTGATGACGAGGCCCGCTATGCCACTGCCCGGAGCGTCTTGGCGGCGTACAACCCGAGCGCGGGGCGTGCGAGACGTCTCTCACCGGAGGAACGGCAGTGGCTGGAGCGCTACCGGGAGTGA